A genomic region of Arachis stenosperma cultivar V10309 chromosome 9, arast.V10309.gnm1.PFL2, whole genome shotgun sequence contains the following coding sequences:
- the LOC130948417 gene encoding pumilio homolog 4, translating to MDSGNKVDNGLQHLLNGTIEDTLQSELERILQEQRNQQFINRERDLNIYRSGSAPPTVEGSLSAFGSLRNSDFGAINSRSGNNNGILTEDEIRSHPVYLSYYYSHESINPRLPPPLLSKEDWRVTQRFQVGGSPYDGFGDWRKKMVANGDSSSLFSMQPGFPVQQAENDLMELRKASLQNSSRQGSAQLLDRHMDLARIGTGAGVGGRRTPIADILQEGLDQPTSLSSNMSRAVSHNTFGDILDSNGIVDRESLEGLRSSASTPGLIGLQTHGVNGTHSFSSAVGSSMSRVTTPEPQVIGRPLGSGVPPLGGKVFSVEKSVNGLGTQIGHSSSMTDIADIASSLSGLSLSAARHAEQENLLKAKLQMEVDNHPNVMLNAQNNVNLARHNGLVANFNTFGSNDQINLLKKTASFASLRSKVHSSGNMTSLPNIDYTGHVTASYPVNSKSNAVYNNQLETALRSCRDGQSLEALANQIGLDLHCTNMDPRLIQCLQQSSDYSMHGVSGSSDPSQMRNFSDTSNGELEGFRKAYLDSLLAQQKQQYELPLLSKSGLMNPRFYGSQPYGIGMPYTGKQLASSSLTSLGSGNPLFENERLSRLNSMIRSSMGGSSGSWHADIGNNMDGRFPSSLLDEFKNNKARTFELLDIVDHVVQFSTDQYGSRFIQQKLETASVEEKTKIFPEIVPHARTLMTDVFGNYVIQKFFEHGTEDQRKELASQLTGYVLPLSLQMYGCRVIQKALEVVDVEQQTQMVSELDGAIMKCVRDQNGNHVIQKCIECVPQDRIQFIVSSFYGQVVALSTHPYGCRVIQRVLEHCDALNTQQIIMDEIMQSVCTLAQDQYGNYVIQHILEHGKPDERTAIISKLAGQIVKMSQQKFASNVIEKCLAFGSPEERQILVNEMLGNSDENEPLQAMMKDPFGNYVVQKVLETCDDRSLELILSRIKVHLNALKQYTYGKHIVSRVEKLITTGERRIGLLA from the exons ATGGACAGTGGGAATAAGGTAGATAATGGTTTGCAGCATTTGTTGAATGGGACTATTGAAGACACGCTGCAGAGTGAGTTGGAAAGGATACTGCAAGAGCAGCGCAATCAGCAGTTTATCAATCGAGAAAGGGATCTAAACATTTATCGAAGTGGAAGCGCACCCCCGACTGTGGAGGGATCATTAAGTGCTTTTGGTAGTCTAAGGAACTCTGATTTTGGGGCAATAAATAGTAGGAGTGGTAACAATAATGGGATTTTGACTGAAGACGAGATTCGTTCGCATCCAGTGTATCTTTCTTATTATTACTCGCATGAGAGTATAAATCCTAGGTTACCTCCACCACTGTTGTCGAAAGAAGATTGGCGTGTTACACAAAGGTTTCAGGTTGGAGGATCTCCATATGATGGATTTGGGGATTGGAGGAAGAAGATGGTTGCAAATGGTGATAGTTCATCGCTGTTTTCGATGCAACCAGGATTTCCTGTGCAACAAGCAGAGAATGATTTGATGGAATTGAGGAAGGCCAGTTTGCAAAATTCCTCTAGGCAGGGTTCAGCTCAGTTGCTGGATCGGCATATGGATTTGGCTAGAATAGGGACCGGAGCTGGTGTTGGTGGAAGGAGAACACCTATTGCTGATATTCTTCAG GAAGGACTTGATCAACCTACTTCCTTGTCTAGCAATATGTCACGCGCAGTGAGTCACAATACATTTGGCGATATTTTGGATTCAAATGGCATTGTTGATCGTGAGTCTTTGGAGGGCTTGCGTTCTTCAGCTTCCACTCCTGGTTTGATTGGTCTTCAAACACATGGTGTCAATGGTACTCATAGTTTTTCATCTGCAGTGGGTTCTTCTATGTCAAGAGTTACAACCCCTGAACCACAGGTTATTGGGAGACCGCTTGGATCCGGTGTTCCTCCATTGGGTGGTAAAGTTTTCTCTGTTGAGAAAAGTGTTAATGGCTTGGGGACCCAGATTGGTCATTCTTCTAGTATGACTGATATTGCCGATATAGCGTCTTCATTATCAGGGTTAAGTTTGTCTGCTGCTAGGCACGCGGAGCAAGAGAATCTTTTAAAAGCTAAGCTACAAATGGAAGTTGATAATCATCCCAATGTTATGTTAAATGCACAGAACAATGTTAATTTGGCCAGACATAATGGGCTAGTAGCAAACTTTAACACATTTGGTTCAAATGATCAAATCAATCTACTGAAAAAAACAGCTTCTTTTGCCAGTTTGCGCTCCAAAGTGCACTCTAGTGGAAATATGACAAGTTTGCCAAATATAGACTACACTGGCCATGTTACTGCCTCATATCCTGTAAACTCGAAATCAAATGCTGTATACAATAATCAACTTGAAACag CTTTGAGGAGTTGCAGAGATGGACAAAGTTTAGAGGCACTGGCAAATCAGATTGGTCTTGACCTTCATTGTACAAATATGGATCCGCGCTTAATACAATGCTTGCAGCAAAGTTCTGATTACTCAATGCATGGGGTGAGTGGTTCCAGTGATCCTTCTCAAATGAGGAACTTTTCTGATACCTCAAATGGAGAATTAGAGGGATTTCGGAAAGCATATCTTGATTCACTTCTAGCTCAGCAAAAGCAACAATATGAACTCCCACTCCTGAGCAAATCCGGGCTTATGAATCCTAGGTTCTATGGCAGTCAGCCGTATGGTATTGGGATGCCGTATACAGGGAAACAGCTTGCAAGTTCCTCACTTACTTCCCTTGGATCTGGAAATCCATTGTTTGAGAATGAACGTTTATCTCGCTTGAATTCTATGATTAGAAGCTCAATGGGAGGTTCTAGTGGCTCATGGCATGCTGATATTGGCAATAACATGGACGGAAGATTTCCTTCGTCCTTACTGGATGAGTTCAAGAACAACAAGGCTAGAACTTTTGAACTTCTAGACATCGTTGATCATGTGGTTCAATTTAG TACCGATCAGTATGGTAGCCGATTTATTCAGCAGAAACTAGAAACAGCTTCGGTAGAGGAGAAGACCAAGATATTTCCCGAGATCGTTCCTCATGCTCGTACCTTGATGACTGATGTCTTTGGAAATTATGTTATACAAAAA TTTTTCGAGCATGGTACGGAAGATCAAAGAAAGGAATTAGCCAGCCAGCTTACAGGTTATGTTTTACCTCTTAGCCTGCAAATGTATGGCTGCAGAGTGATTCAGAAG GCCTTGGAGGTTGTTGATGTAGAGcagcagactcaaatggtttcAGAACTCGACGGTGCAATAATGAAATGTGTACGGGATCAAAATGGAAACCACGTTATTCAGAAGTGTATAGAGTGTGTCCCTCAAGATAGAATTCAGTTTATTGTCTCATCTTTCTATGGTCAAGTTGTTGCACTTTCTACTCATCCCTACGGTTGCCGTGTTATTCAG AGGGTTCTAGAACATTGTGATGCTCTAAATACACAACAAATTATAATGGATGAAATCATGCAATCTGTATGCACTTTAGCACAGGATCAATATGGAAATTATGTTATTCAG CATATCCTCGAACACGGTAAACCAGATGAAAGGACAGCTATTATTAGCAAGCTTGCAGGACAAATTGTTAAAATGAGTCAACAAAAGTTTGCTTCTAATGTTATTGAGAAATGCTTGGCTTTCGGTAGTCCCGAAGAACGCCAGATTTTGGTGAATGAAATGCTTGGTAACTCTGATGAGAACGAGCCGTTACAG GCTATGATGAAGGATCCTTTTGGTAACTATGTTGTTCAAAAAGTGCTCGAGACTTGCGACGATCGAAGTCTTGAGCTGATTCTTTCTCGCATCAAGGTTCACTTAAATGCCCTGAAGCAGTATACCTACGGCAAGCACATAGTTTCGCGCGTGGAGAAGCTCATAACCACTGGAG AAAGGCGCATAGGGTTGTTAGCATAA